A genomic stretch from Enterobacter oligotrophicus includes:
- the glyQ gene encoding glycine--tRNA ligase subunit alpha, with amino-acid sequence MQKFDTKTFQGLILTLQDYWARQGCTIVQPLDMEVGAGTSHPMTSLRALGPEPMATAYVQPSRRPTDGRYGENPNRLQHYYQFQVVIKPSPDNIQELYLGSLKELGMDPTIHDIRFVEDNWENPTLGAWGLGWEVWLNGMEVTQFTYFQQVGGLECKPITGEITYGLERLAMYIQGVDSVYDLVWSDGPLGKTTYGDVFHQNEVEQSTYNFEYADVDFLFTCFEQYEKEAQQLLALETPLPLPAYERILKAAHSFNLLDARKAISVTERQRYILRIRTLTKAVAEAYYASREALGFPMCNRNK; translated from the coding sequence ATGCAAAAGTTTGATACCAAGACCTTCCAGGGCCTGATCCTGACCTTACAGGATTACTGGGCTCGTCAGGGCTGCACCATTGTTCAACCTTTGGACATGGAAGTCGGCGCAGGCACTTCACACCCGATGACCAGCTTACGCGCGTTGGGGCCAGAGCCAATGGCGACTGCCTATGTGCAGCCATCCCGCCGTCCTACCGATGGCCGTTACGGCGAAAACCCGAACCGTCTGCAGCACTACTATCAGTTCCAGGTGGTGATTAAGCCATCACCCGACAACATTCAGGAACTGTATCTCGGGTCACTGAAAGAGCTGGGTATGGACCCGACCATCCACGACATTCGTTTCGTGGAAGATAACTGGGAAAACCCAACGCTGGGTGCCTGGGGTCTGGGCTGGGAAGTGTGGCTGAACGGTATGGAAGTGACGCAGTTCACTTACTTCCAGCAGGTTGGTGGTCTGGAATGTAAACCGATTACCGGCGAAATCACCTACGGTCTGGAACGTCTGGCGATGTATATTCAGGGCGTAGACAGCGTTTACGACCTGGTCTGGAGCGACGGCCCGCTGGGTAAAACCACCTACGGCGACGTGTTCCATCAGAATGAAGTGGAGCAATCCACCTATAACTTCGAATACGCAGACGTGGACTTCCTGTTCACCTGCTTCGAGCAGTACGAGAAAGAAGCGCAGCAACTGCTGGCGCTGGAAACTCCGCTGCCGCTGCCTGCTTACGAGCGTATTCTGAAGGCCGCCCACAGCTTCAACCTGCTGGACGCCCGCAAAGCCATCTCCGTGACTGAACGTCAGCGCTACATTCTGCGTATTCGTACCCTGACCAAAGCCGTTGCTGAAGCCTACTACGCGTCCCGTGAAGCCCTTGGCTTCCCGATGTGCAACCGAAACAAATAA
- the glyS gene encoding glycine--tRNA ligase subunit beta has protein sequence MSEKTFLVEIGTEELPPKALRSLAESFAANVTAELDNAGLAHGKIEWFAAPRRLALKVANLAASQPDREVEKRGPAIAQAFDAEGKPSKAAEGWARGCGITVDQAERLTTDKGEWLLYRAHVKGESAEALLPDMIATSLAKLPIPKLMRWGASDVHFVRPVHTVTLLLGDTVIPATILGVASDRVIRGHRFMGEPEFTIDNADQYPQILLERGKVIADYEQRKAKIKADAEEAARKIGGNADLSDSLLEEVTSLVEWPVVLTAKFEEKFLAVPAEALVYTMKGDQKYFPVYANDGKLLPNFIFVANIESKDPSQIISGNEKVVRPRLADAEFFFNTDRKKRLEDNLPRLQTVLFQQQLGTLRDKTDRIAELSGWIAREIGADVNHATRAGLLSKCDLMTNMVFEFTDTQGVMGMHYARHDGEAEDVAVALNEQYQPRFAGDDLPSNPVACAVAIADKMDTLAGIFGIGQHPKGDKDPFALRRAALGVLRIIVEKNLNLDLQTLTEEAVRLYGDKLTNAKVVDDVIDFMLGRFRAWYQDEGYTVDTIQAVLARRPTRPADFDARMKAVSHFRTLDAASALAAANKRVSNILAKSDETLNERVNAATLKEPEEIALAMQVVVLRDKLEPFFAEGRYQEALVELAELRDVIDAFFDKVMVNVDDKELRINRLTMLEKLRELFLRVADISLLQ, from the coding sequence ATGTCTGAGAAAACTTTCCTGGTGGAAATTGGCACCGAAGAGCTGCCACCAAAAGCCCTGCGCAGCCTGGCTGAATCTTTTGCTGCGAACGTGACTGCTGAGCTGGATAACGCTGGCCTGGCACACGGTAAAATTGAGTGGTTTGCTGCACCGCGCCGTCTGGCGCTGAAAGTGGCAAACCTGGCGGCGTCTCAGCCGGATCGTGAAGTGGAAAAACGTGGCCCGGCGATTGCTCAGGCGTTCGACGCGGAAGGCAAGCCGAGTAAAGCGGCAGAAGGCTGGGCGCGCGGCTGCGGGATCACCGTTGACCAGGCCGAACGTCTGACCACCGATAAAGGCGAATGGTTGCTGTATCGTGCCCATGTCAAAGGCGAAAGCGCAGAAGCGCTGCTGCCGGATATGATCGCAACCTCACTGGCTAAGCTGCCGATTCCTAAACTGATGCGCTGGGGCGCGTCTGACGTCCACTTCGTGCGTCCGGTGCACACCGTGACCTTGCTGCTGGGTGATACCGTTATTCCTGCCACCATCCTGGGCGTGGCGTCCGATCGCGTGATCCGCGGCCACCGCTTTATGGGCGAGCCGGAGTTCACCATCGACAATGCTGACCAGTATCCGCAGATCCTGCTGGAGCGCGGTAAAGTAATTGCCGACTACGAGCAGCGTAAAGCCAAAATCAAAGCAGATGCAGAAGAAGCGGCACGCAAAATTGGCGGTAACGCCGATCTGAGCGACAGCCTGCTGGAAGAAGTGACCTCGCTGGTGGAATGGCCGGTAGTGCTGACCGCGAAGTTCGAAGAGAAATTCCTGGCTGTTCCGGCAGAAGCGCTGGTGTACACCATGAAGGGTGACCAGAAGTACTTCCCGGTCTATGCTAACGACGGCAAGCTGCTGCCAAACTTCATCTTCGTGGCGAATATCGAATCGAAAGATCCGAGCCAGATTATCTCCGGTAACGAGAAAGTGGTGCGCCCGCGTCTGGCGGATGCGGAGTTCTTCTTCAATACCGACCGTAAAAAGCGTCTGGAAGATAACCTGCCGCGCCTGCAGACCGTGCTGTTCCAGCAGCAGCTGGGCACGCTGCGCGACAAGACCGACCGCATCGCGGAACTGTCCGGCTGGATCGCTCGCGAAATCGGTGCGGACGTTAACCACGCGACTCGCGCGGGCCTGCTCTCCAAGTGTGACCTGATGACCAACATGGTGTTTGAATTTACCGACACCCAGGGCGTTATGGGCATGCACTACGCACGTCATGATGGTGAAGCGGAAGACGTGGCGGTTGCTCTGAACGAGCAGTATCAGCCGCGCTTTGCAGGTGACGATCTGCCGTCCAACCCGGTTGCGTGCGCCGTCGCGATTGCCGATAAGATGGACACCCTGGCGGGTATCTTCGGTATCGGTCAACATCCGAAAGGCGATAAAGACCCGTTCGCGCTGCGTCGTGCTGCGCTCGGCGTGCTGCGTATCATCGTTGAGAAGAACCTGAACCTCGATCTGCAAACGCTGACCGAAGAAGCAGTGCGTCTGTACGGCGACAAGCTGACCAACGCGAAAGTCGTGGATGACGTGATCGACTTCATGCTCGGCCGCTTCCGCGCCTGGTATCAGGATGAAGGCTACACCGTTGACACCATTCAGGCGGTGCTGGCGCGTCGTCCGACCCGTCCGGCTGACTTTGATGCGCGTATGAAAGCGGTGTCCCACTTCCGCACGCTGGACGCGGCGTCTGCCCTGGCTGCGGCTAACAAGCGTGTATCCAACATTCTGGCGAAATCCGACGAGACGCTGAACGAGCGTGTGAACGCCGCGACGCTGAAAGAGCCGGAAGAGATCGCGCTGGCGATGCAGGTTGTTGTGCTGCGCGACAAGCTGGAGCCGTTCTTCGCGGAAGGCCGCTACCAGGAAGCGCTGGTGGAGCTGGCTGAACTGCGTGACGTTATCGACGCCTTCTTCGATAAAGTGATGGTAAACGTGGACGACAAAGAGCTGCGTATTAACCGCCTGACTATGCTTGAGAAACTGCGCGAACTGTTCCTGCGCGTGGCGGATATTTCGCTGCTGCAGTAA